The stretch of DNA GACTCGCATAATCCGTTCTCACATCCTCCTTCGCAAATGGGAACACATCTGTTCTCAGTTTCCTTTCCGTATCCTTCATTGCAGGAACACTTTCCGGGAGACTCGCAGAATCCGTTCTCACATCCTCCTTCGCAAATGGGAACACATCtgttctcactctcttttccGTATCCTTCGTTGCAGGAACACTTTCCGGGAGACTCGCAGAATCCGTTCTCACATCCTCCTTCGCAAATGGGAACACATCtgttctcactctcttttctgtATCCTTCATTGCAGGAACACTTTCCGGGAGACTCGCAGAATCCGTTCTCGCATCCACCCTCGCATATGGGATCACATCTGTTCTCAGTTTCCTTTCCGTAGCCTTCGTTGCAGGAACACTTTCCGGGGGATTCGCAGAATCCGTTCTCACATCCGCCTTTGCAGACTGGCGCACAGATGTTGTCCTGCTTCAGAAAACCCTCGTTGCATGCGCAAATATCTGGAGCCTCACAGAACCCGTTTGGGCATCCTGCGCTGCAGATGGGGAGGCAAACCGAGTCGCTGATGGCAAGGTAACCTTTGTGGCATTCGCAGACATCTGGCGCCGTGCAGTTGCCATTGAAGCAGCCGTCGGTGCAGATGGGCACGCAGTTCCTATCGGGCCCCTTCTGATAGTGCTTCTTGCACTCGCATACGTCGGGTGCCCGACAAACGCCGTTATCGCAGCCCATGCGGCACACTGGTCGACACATGAACGACTCGGAGTCTTTGTCCAGTACGTAGCCCGTTTTGCACTCGCAGCGATTAGGAGCCGCACAGACACCGTTGCCGAAGGCACAGTTCTGATCGCAGCTGGGCTGGCATGTCTGACTGGTGGCATTCAGCGCGTAGCCTgcgttgcagctgcacttgTTGGGGAGCACGCACTTGCCGTTGGGACAGCCGCTGGGGCAGTGGGGCAGACAGTTGCCGCTGGCGGTGTCCAGTACATGGTCCTTGGAGCAGACGCACCGTCCGGGAGATTGGCAGGTGCCCTTGCTGCAGCCACCCTTGCAGGCGGGAACACATCTGTCAGGGTATGGAGAAATCCAAACAGTtattaagtaaataaaatatggaaCTTCCTACCGATTAGACGAAACTTTGTTAAAGTTTTGATATCCAGCGTTGCAGGTGCACACATTTGGCTTCGTGCACTTGCCACTCCCACAGGGCCGCTGGCAGGTGGCCACACACGAAATCTTTGGACCCTTCCCAATTCTTCTGTATCCTCTGCAGCAGGTTTGCACTTTTCTCTCCTATGGAAAGACTCTTCAATTGTATGTGGAAAGAGACTCCAAAGGTCTGCCTTACCATGCGCTTGCCATTCACAGTTCTGACCTGCTTCACCTCACAGATCTGCGCCTCCAAGAATCCGATAAGTAGGGAAAGTATTAGAATTTTGCCAATCAACATGATTGCCTAAGAAATATCCAACAACTGACTCTGATCCATTTAGAAATGTGACTAAAGAGGCCTCAgcaaaaatcagaaaatattCATAAGTTTGCAAACGCTTCTTAGttcccacatacatacatacatacatatgtatatgtatatgtatatatgtatgtacacaattacatatatgtacatatgtatatggcatCCGTTTTAACAAGACTTATCACCAAAGCAGGCGAATGTCGCAATGGCTCGGCATTATAATGGAACATTGTTCCCCCCGAAGAGCTCTACTCGAGCTCATTTGATGCGTGCAATTGGCAGGGGAAGAGATCTTCAATGCTTATCTCCAACCCCCTTGTAGTACCCCTAATAAATGCACTCTTAGGGAATAGGACTAATTTCTATACATACCGAATTCCACATGCTCTATCGCTTAGATCCATGACTCAGTTTTGTTTTAGACTTTGTTTTCTTAGAGATTAAATTTacgaaatttatgcacataaGAAGCCACAAGCTCCTATCATGTTTAAAGTATTCCCCCCGAAACGAGGGTACACGAAATTCACTCTCCCATTTAAATTCAAGCGAAATTGAAACtttcaatgcaaaaatatttatttgtatcatTACAAGGCCATTAATTACATCATTATGGAATGCGATAACTTGAACTGGACTCTGCTGCAGTCTAGTTAGAAGATGAAAATACTTTTGGCATTAGTCACATCAAATGATTAAAAATTAGAGTCCAAATCATTTGGGGGCTCAGATTTTGATACGGCAATACTAGAATTTCTGGTAGCAGTTGTAAAGTAAATCATTTCTGTCATGtctggctgatggctgatagACATCCGTTGAGATtctataattaaacaaatagaaatgcaaattagGAAGGCACAAGCCTCCCATTAATTTCTCTGTATTTCCGCGGAAAGTAGCGCGAAGTTTACCCACATAAATTCAAACTCAAATTCTAATTTCAGGCACAGCAATAACCTCAACTGTTCTCCAGATTTCTATTGCTGTTTGGTACAAAGATGAAAATACTTTGTGCAATAGTAACATTGGCCATTTGGCTCAACAATGTTCCAGCGCATTAAGatcatttaatgtttttattatgGCCATTAATGTGCAGgtatttttgctttgttttcaaCCTGAGTTTAGCAATTAAGTTTTGCCTAGGTGCGAACACAGCCTGACTGTCAGGCGACGTATTTTCCAGCTGCCAGCCGCCAGTGCGATTATCTAGATATTAAATTAGCTTACCGGTTCGTGCGCTGTGCGGTGGCAAGGTGAAGTCGCTACAGTTTCTACGACTGCCACTGCAAGTATATCtataatataaatatggaATAAATTTAAGTGGACGtagtaaatgaaaatgtctcgATTCTGGTATTGCCCAggcatcacatcacatcacatcacagcCACACTCAATTCATCAATTGCACTCGAGTCGCTGGGATGGCCAGACCGCACATGCACTTGGGCTATAAATAGGCGAGATAAAAGCCAGCTCCGCTCCGAGTTAGCTCTCATTCGCCGAGCCGCGACTAACTCGATTAGGCGGTGACTTTAACTGTGATATTACTCTGTGACAGTGACAACTTTTCCCCAATGCACATAATTGGGTTACTGCTGTGCGCGGGCAtgctccagttgctgctgctcgatggcAGCCACTGCGTTGCATTCTACACGGAGAAGCGTAAGTGAAGCATTAATGTGTCAGTGTGTGAACTCTTAACGCAAATCATGTTGCACCTTGTGCTAATGCCGGAAATCTGTTCATGTTGCAGCCTCGTACATCGAATCGTGTCGAATCTATGAGCCCGCCTTCACCAACTGCTCAACCCGTTCGATTCAGCGATTCATGAATCAGGTAATCAAAGGTGAGGCTTTCAGCTTAACAAAACTTTCCACGCTCATCGGAATATTCCAAATCGTCAGGCATACCCGAGATTGATGAGTCCTTTGGACCCATCGATCCCATGAAGCAGGATCAGCTGGTGTTTCAGCAGGACAACAGCGACATAGCCACCATTTCAGCTAATCTGACGGATATGCTGATACGCGGCTTTGGCAAAATGGTGATCAAGGAGAGCAAGTGAGTGTCGATTGGAATgctttgcactttgcatatAAAGTTAATTTTCAAGCGGAAATTAAAGTGATTTTTAATCTCTTTTTAGGGTCAGCAAAAAGGACTTTAGCTGGCTGACAAAAATCTACTTGCCAACAATGCGCTTGGACTGCAAATACCAAATGATTGGACGCATTCTGCTCGTGCCTCTGCGCGGTGGTGGCGACATGTTCCTCGAAATTGGTACATAAATATCCCTGCCTCTTGGTAAATCAACCACAACTAAACGAATAACTTCTAGATGACCTCAACATACTGATGAGCACCAAGACACATCTGTACGAAAAGGGCGGCTACACTTTCTACAATGTGACATCAACGCGCGTGAAGCTGGATGTGGGCAAGGTGAAGACCCACATGGGGAACCTCTTCAATGGCCAGAGCAAGGAGGTGGAGCGCGGCACCAATCAGTTCTTCAACGACAATTGGCGGGACCTGTTTGAGGCACTGCGTCCCCTGGTGGCCGAGACTGTGGAGCGAacgctgctgaagctgctgcagaagttGTTCAATCTGATACCCGCCAACTTCTTCGTGGAGGACATACCCAACTCGCTGACACTGTACGGTAGAAAAACGCAGATGATCGCGTAGGAAGAGTATTTCTTTTAATGGACATCCCGCCCCGGATGGTGTGTTACGTCTAGTTGTTAGTGTAAAGTAATAAATGCTAAACTTAAATGGTAACCTAACATGGCATGGCACagtgctccagctccagctcctgctcctgctcgttcGAGTTCAGTAGAACCAATCGTACTTGAGATAGTCGCCCTCGTGCTTCAGGGCCGCAATTGAGGTGTGCCGCACGTGTCCGGTGCGCGCAAAGATCCGGCGATTGCCCACCGGCTGCAGCGTGCGGAAGTTGTCCACCAACGCGCCATCCTGCGTGTCCGACAGCTGACGGAAGCGAGAGATTTGCTTGGGGGAGATGGGTATGGGATCGGAGTACAGGATCCAGGTGACGGCCTCCGAGCAGGGCGGCGTTGTCAAGGAACCTAAATCAGAGAGAGATTGCGACATTAATTGAGTTGTGGGATAAAcatctgttttgttgttgttgacatCGATTCGCTGTCATTGTAATCAGTGTCTGCCATTCAGTTCCACTTAGAGTCTCGCCTGAATGCTAATTGAATGTGCAAATGTCTGCTTAATAGCAGCTTCCCCCCTGGTGGATACATACCCTTGTAGGTGTAGAACTTGTCCACATCAACGCCGGCTATGAGGGAGGACAGCGAGAAGGTGACATTGAGGGATGCCTCCTGGTTGGCATCGGCTATCAAATGCAGATGACGATTAATGGTGACCAAGCCCTGACCCTCATCCTCATCGAGCTGCAGAGAGATTGCCATAATGGGTTAACAAATCATTTCCATGTCCAATCCGTACTCACATTGAAGAAGAATCCGAGCACGGCAGCGCCATCGGGATGATTGAGCGCCTCCCCAATGGTCGCATACTTCTTGTTGCGGTGCACAATGTGCATCTCCATGGTGTAGCGGATGTCGTTGATGACATGCTCGGAGCCTCGATTGTTCTTGTCGCCCCAGTGGAAGTGCAGGCCCTCCACCTCGAATTCGCCGGGCAGCTTCGCACCGCGAATGTAGGGCAGAAAGTCCTCCTCCGCGTTGCTCGCATTGACCTTGGGTATGCCAATGGAGACTGCAAAGACCATCAATCAacattctccctctctctctctctctggtttgCCCTCTCACTTACCCGTGTGTCCGTTGTTGACCAATTTCAGGGGATACGGCAGTAGGTTGTGGTAGCCAATCATATCCACGGCTGGCATATGAACGGGTATGGTCTGCAAAAAGGACACAATCACGCTCGATTAGAGGACTGGCAAAGGGGTAATTAGGTCACCGCTTACCCTGCTCGTGGTGATGGCAATGGGCGACTGCGTCTTGCCGGCACAGTGGCCATGGTGCCGGGCCCAGCGCCGCTGATTGGGCTCCGAGTAGCCAAACACATGGCTGCTGACAGCTGGAAAGggggaaaacagcaaaaggattTGATTAGCATGACGATCCTTAATGGAATGTACAACGATTAAAGTGTTTTCCACATTTGCAGACGATCACGTGCCGAATGTCTTTCACCCCGCGCCGACTTCGACCTTCTCGCGGATCCTATCTCTGACATATAGGAGCACTTGTGAATTACCGCATAATAGAtggcacagcaaacaaatatgaaatgtttttttcaGCGGCAGTcaatggacagacagaccgacagacaaGTGGCTAAGTGCGGCACAAAGAGCGTGAGCCCCAAGGGCACGTTCTGGCCAACAAATTTAGATATCGCATTGTTGatttagatatatttatttattgtaggATAGATAATGGAGACGgggcaaataataattttcatttaattttcacagTGCAAAAATTCAATGGAATGTTCCCGCGAAAGGCGAAAAGGAAATACTTGTTTAAAGGCTAATTTGCATGTGATTGGTGATAATTTGTGTTTGAAAAGCTTCACAGCGAATTAACATATCATATGACACTGTTTTTCCACTGCAAGAGGGAGATAgatggagagaaagagagagggagaaagagtgTGGAGTGCAGAAATGGCTGTTTGGCCATTTGATAAATTAGTTTAATTAgttggtttatttattataatattatgattgttatttatttgtagtcGCGCTTATCAACTTGCTTGGGCAatcaattaattcaatttattctGCTGTCATCTATGACCATTGGATATTATGTCATCCAGCAAGTGCctaacatttaattttcattaccATTTTGGTGGCAAGTGCGTTGTAAACAAATTTGCCAATAAATACACGTACTTGTAGATAAAATAGATTGATTGTAGAATCAAATTAAAGATTACTTTTAAGTATCGGAGAGATCCCAGAGATGTTATCTATAAAGATAACCATTTACATGTTACGCAAGTTCCCATAAGAGATTCCCAATGCGATTCCCGAACACCTTACATGAGCAGGCAATCTATCAAAATCAATGGGTTGCCGTAAACTGTACTAATTGACAGTTTCGAGTGTAATAAATATCATTAAACTGCTCGAAATTAGGTTCGTGAAGTGCGTACTTATGACTGTTAATGCCAAGACATAGCAGGGGGAACCCGTAACAAACACGAGGCATGAGCTGTCCACACATCTGACTATTATTAACCGACGAAAGTTCACCAGAATAGATATCGATTTATGATCGTTTGactattgttttatttacagTACAATCGAACAAAAACATTATGAATCACCTGACAGTGGATCGATCACACAAAATACTCTAAAAAAATGCGTATCCTTGAACGTAATATTCACCTTGAGTCCAGCAGATGAGCAGGAACGcagcttcgattattatggaTAATTTCATGATTGAGTTTatatttcaattgtttattGGGAGTGAGAAGTGAACTCCTTTTAAGCGTTTGTAGCACCTTCCGATCGGGTGACAGATTCTAAACTGCGGGACGTTCCGTTTGCGAGGCACCTTCACAACTTCCTCAGCGGGCAGTCAACGAACTACTTGAAAATTCGAAAGCTGAAATCCCCGCCCGAAGCGCGtgcaccacacacatacagagacactcgcacacacagacagcgcGAGGCGCACGAAccgagctgccgctgccgacgacgacgatcgATCGTTCGATcgttggatggatggctgctgCCTGTAGAACACTGTCGGGGATCGGGAAATCGGGGCACTAGGATAGgataaaagaaaaccgaaATTATTGCACCACGGCATGAGCCGACTGTCCAAAGGCCACAAAAGGAATCAATGCCAGGGGCGTGCGAGTGCAaatgcgattgcgattgccaTCCGATTGCGATTGGCGAAATCAAAGGGAAAGAAAATTCGTCATAATTCGCACCTAATGCCAATGGCAAACACCAGCCAGAGTGGTAACTGCTTTCGATCATTTCtgataatattttgttttgcatacaattttgctgatttatttatttgcttatggCCCAAATGGGGCATGGGCGGGGAGGGGGGTGTTCTTAGCGGTAGCCGTTACTAAGCCAACAAGTCGCGACAACGTCATGCCGAAAGCCGCTAATTGAACGCGGGGTCTTCAGCAGTCGCCCAGCCAATCGGTGCGGCAAAAACAGAATCAAATTCATTGAGCGTTTTTCGCACGTTTTACAGTTTCcacattttgttgtagttttttgtgACCGAGCGATCGAGCGATCTGTAAAGTCGCATTTACACTTGTATAGGAAGTTCGTGATCTACATGAGAATGTGGGGGAATTGTAAATGGCATTTAgaacgaaccgaaccgataGCTATTTATATCTTTATGATAGGCTATGCACAGCCACGCGAAGTCTGATAGTTGATCGATGTGTCTGGGGCAAGGCTTTACCACTGTAAGCTTACATGGGAGTGGGCCACACTTTGGTGGCTCTTGGCAGCAGAAGACCAATCCAATTACAATCATTTGCCATTAGTTTCGCTTACCAGTTCTAGTCGGTCTGGCTTGGCTTTCCCACTGACCGTCTTTAATTGCTGCAACACGATTCGGATTGTTTAGAGCCTCCAGCTTGATCATTGCCCAAAGGTGTCAATCTTTGAGCTCCGGCCAGCAAATAATCGCATGATTATCACATGGGCTTGGACAAAGGActgccccatcatcatcatcaacccACAACCCACATTGGATGGGCTTCTTCCATCGAGTCAATTGATTATGCAAACTGCTGACACAAACACTGATCTACAGATAAAACCAGCTAAATATTTGCTAGCTTACGCCTTCGAATCAATCAACAAAGTCAACTGCCAATTGGCTAAGATAAATATGGAATACGTAGGAGTAGTAGaacaattaatcaaatattgttttcctttgtgtggcagcagcagcagcacagcactcACGTGCCTGCAATCAGCTACCGGCACTTGCGACTCGAACTAGAACAGAGATCGTTGTCTAACCACAAAGTAGTTACACCCTCCAAGCATCGCTTTGCATGCACGGAACGTACCAATAACTCAATTATTAAGCCATCATCAAGATACAATTCAAACGGAGGCGATTTTACGATCGATCTGGTAATAAGTGTGCATATTCTCCCTGCCTTGCATATGCTTAAAAAGCCATTAAAAGAGGCGCTTAAATCAGGCGCATACAAATTaggccagcggcagcgtgTTCTCTCCACCTTCTAGTTATGCATAGATTCGGCGCACCCGcaaccaggccaggccagaccagaccaggccagaccaggccgTGCCAGGCATCCTCAATACGCGCTACAGttttatcaattaaaaaacacCTACGCGAAGCGTCTGTTTGTGGTGCTCCGTATGGAATACTCTATCAGCTGGCTGATATGTATAGTGCTGGCGTCATGCTGTGCTGTTTGCCCCGGACATGTCCAAAATGTCAGAGGGgaggtttatttttggccagaAATCGCATTCCCCTGTCCACACGGGGgcttaaaaatagaaaaatagaaaaacgTTCCAGGTAAACCACACCATTGGCTATCAGTTATAATTGATTAGCGGGAGGGACGCTGTCGGATAGGGTTTTGTTACAATTGATTCCCCTGAGGCCTTATCTGAGTGTTTTTCGGCTTATCTGATGGCCACATCTTGTGGCATACTTTGGCGGGCAGCGCCTAAAAGTCACAACGAAAcgtacaaaaaatgtttatttaatgaataatttaaataagGGGGGGACGCATTAACAAATtagaaatgcaacaaaatagtGGTTAAGGAACCGCTAATAAATGGCAGATTTTAGAACTGAAAATTCCAACTTTGGCAAAACAGTTTTGGTCTCgaatttgaacaaaaaatcAGTCGAAATAAAGTCTAAGAAGCGTTTGGTCTGAGCTAAGAACTATAAACTACTATTCgacatgtttttgtttgcacttaaGGTCAAtgttgtatgtaaatatataaaagattTTCACTTAGTTCCAAGCAAGTCCCAAGATTCATTACATATTGACTTTTTCACTTTGTTgtggggttttcttttttggtagATTCCACTCTTCACCCGCCAGCTGCTTTGTGTAGgtataaatatagaaaaaggTACAAATTTTGCCGGCTGTACTGAGTTGTGATGTGTTCCATGTGATGCATGTTTGCGGTTTGTCTTTGTTTAATCCTCTTTCTGCTCCTTGGCGGACAGGAAGAGCTTCTGGCACGTGTAGGTC from Drosophila subobscura isolate 14011-0131.10 chromosome O, UCBerk_Dsub_1.0, whole genome shotgun sequence encodes:
- the LOC117896484 gene encoding uncharacterized protein LOC117896484, whose product is MHIIGLLLCAGMLQLLLLDGSHCVAFYTEKPSYIESCRIYEPAFTNCSTRSIQRFMNQVIKGIPEIDESFGPIDPMKQDQLVFQQDNSDIATISANLTDMLIRGFGKMVIKESKVSKKDFSWLTKIYLPTMRLDCKYQMIGRILLVPLRGGGDMFLEIDDLNILMSTKTHLYEKGGYTFYNVTSTRVKLDVGKVKTHMGNLFNGQSKEVERGTNQFFNDNWRDLFEALRPLVAETVERTLLKLLQKLFNLIPANFFVEDIPNSLTLYGRKTQMIA
- the LOC117896483 gene encoding carbonic anhydrase 2 — translated: MKLSIIIEAAFLLICWTQAVSSHVFGYSEPNQRRWARHHGHCAGKTQSPIAITTSRTIPVHMPAVDMIGYHNLLPYPLKLVNNGHTVSIGIPKVNASNAEEDFLPYIRGAKLPGEFEVEGLHFHWGDKNNRGSEHVINDIRYTMEMHIVHRNKKYATIGEALNHPDGAAVLGFFFNLDEDEGQGLVTINRHLHLIADANQEASLNVTFSLSSLIAGVDVDKFYTYKGSLTTPPCSEAVTWILYSDPIPISPKQISRFRQLSDTQDGALVDNFRTLQPVGNRRIFARTGHVRHTSIAALKHEGDYLKYDWFY